Proteins from one Aulosira sp. FACHB-615 genomic window:
- a CDS encoding DUF4276 family protein, which produces MIRVHVFVEGQTEETFVKEVLCEYFQEKDINLNPILVRTSSIGKGGVVSYAKIKRQLDRKCREDKKAFVTTMFDLYGLPNDFPGRDSLPNTSDPFQKVEYLEQEMGQDIGHTNFIPNLLVHEFEALLYSQPQVFAEWFDASVVSILQGDRNKFLSPEHINDDPLTAPSKRILKCCQEYDKVLHGSLLAIEIGLDTIRQQCQHFHQWLLNLENI; this is translated from the coding sequence ATGATTCGAGTCCATGTTTTCGTTGAAGGTCAAACTGAGGAAACGTTCGTGAAAGAAGTACTCTGCGAGTATTTTCAAGAAAAAGACATCAACCTCAACCCGATTTTGGTCAGAACAAGTTCTATAGGCAAAGGGGGTGTAGTAAGTTACGCCAAAATCAAGCGACAATTAGACCGTAAGTGCCGGGAAGATAAAAAAGCTTTCGTGACCACAATGTTTGATTTGTACGGCTTACCGAATGATTTTCCCGGAAGGGATTCTTTGCCAAATACTAGTGACCCATTCCAAAAAGTTGAATATTTAGAACAGGAGATGGGTCAGGATATCGGTCACACAAATTTCATCCCTAATTTGTTAGTTCACGAATTTGAGGCACTGCTGTACAGCCAGCCACAAGTATTTGCTGAGTGGTTTGATGCTAGTGTAGTTAGTATTTTACAAGGCGATCGCAATAAATTTCTTTCACCAGAACACATTAACGATGATCCTTTAACCGCTCCCTCAAAACGAATTCTCAAGTGTTGTCAAGAATATGACAAAGTACTGCATGGTTCATTGCTGGCTATTGAGATTGGACTAGATACAATCCGCCAACAATGCCAGCATTTTCACCAATGGTTACTAAATCTAGAAAACATATAG
- a CDS encoding flotillin family protein, producing MKTFPSCFGKSQQNKLVRLGLSALTALAITGGIHSVNATPLKTQNSAEIASASVSLSQTQTVTNQPSYQAMQIAPLIPIVVLGGVVIFVPLFFGGLVVIGEREVGIVVKKFDLSGRGLPAGRLIAINGEAGLQADTLAPGWHWGYWPWQYSVRKESVVVVPQGEIALIVAADGASNPPERILGKIVDCDNFQDARKFLTNGGEKGRQMSFLTAGTYRINTALFRVIMAANAKHNDMQAEQLRVYSVASDKVGIVTTLDGLPIPAGEIAGPMIPGHDNFQSGQKFLDAGGRRGLQEQILLSGSWNLNPWFVQVEQVPMSEIPIGYVGVVISFVGQSQEDVSGATFTHGNLVNPGHKGVWIEPLYPGKHPVNSRIMKIELVPTTNIVLNWSSRTERHSYDANLASLTVRSRDGFAFDLEVAQIIHVGALDAPKVISRVGSMQNLVDHVLEPTIGNYFRNSAQDYTVLDFLTARSDRQAEAAEYIRAALRAYDVQAIDTLIGDIQPPASLMQTQTDRKIAEEQRKTYEVQQVAQTQRQLLVRETALADIQQEMVKSEKSVQIAELKAQAQIQHATGEAEGIKLRAIAEAEGIRATGNAKAETYRAGVEALGQQGYTAMQLMQIIGDRNVRLIPEVLVSGNGSNNGLVDGLLSMILWNQTAKQGEVTPTSLHPHPIVVNNPSVSPNNHSPIVAELPTDK from the coding sequence ATGAAAACTTTTCCATCTTGCTTTGGTAAGAGTCAACAAAATAAATTAGTTCGTTTGGGATTGTCGGCATTAACGGCTTTAGCTATCACAGGCGGTATACATTCAGTTAATGCTACTCCCCTAAAAACCCAAAATTCAGCAGAAATCGCTTCAGCATCAGTCAGCCTCAGTCAAACACAAACCGTTACTAATCAGCCTTCCTATCAAGCAATGCAGATAGCACCATTGATTCCTATAGTGGTGCTTGGTGGCGTTGTGATATTTGTGCCGTTGTTTTTTGGTGGGTTGGTGGTGATTGGTGAACGGGAAGTTGGCATTGTCGTGAAAAAATTTGACCTTTCGGGACGCGGATTGCCAGCCGGACGATTAATAGCCATCAACGGTGAAGCAGGTTTGCAAGCTGATACCCTTGCACCGGGTTGGCACTGGGGTTACTGGCCTTGGCAATATTCGGTTCGCAAAGAATCGGTGGTAGTGGTACCCCAAGGTGAAATCGCTCTGATTGTAGCCGCAGATGGCGCATCCAACCCACCAGAAAGGATTTTGGGCAAAATTGTCGATTGTGATAATTTCCAAGATGCACGCAAATTTCTGACCAATGGCGGCGAAAAAGGCCGTCAAATGAGCTTTCTGACTGCTGGTACTTACCGCATTAATACCGCACTGTTTCGCGTCATTATGGCGGCGAATGCCAAACACAATGATATGCAGGCCGAACAGTTGCGGGTATATAGTGTGGCATCAGATAAAGTCGGCATTGTCACCACTTTGGATGGTTTACCGATTCCGGCTGGTGAAATTGCAGGGCCGATGATTCCCGGACATGACAATTTCCAGAGTGGTCAAAAATTCCTCGATGCTGGCGGACGCAGAGGTTTGCAAGAGCAAATCTTACTGTCTGGTTCTTGGAACCTGAACCCCTGGTTTGTACAGGTTGAGCAAGTTCCAATGTCTGAAATCCCGATTGGTTATGTGGGCGTGGTGATTTCTTTCGTTGGTCAATCTCAAGAAGATGTCAGTGGCGCAACTTTCACGCATGGTAACTTGGTGAATCCTGGACACAAAGGTGTGTGGATAGAACCGTTGTATCCAGGTAAGCATCCCGTCAACTCTCGAATTATGAAAATTGAGTTGGTTCCTACGACTAACATTGTGTTGAATTGGTCAAGTCGTACCGAACGCCACAGCTATGATGCTAATCTGGCTTCTTTGACGGTGCGATCGCGCGATGGTTTTGCCTTTGATTTAGAAGTCGCCCAAATTATTCACGTCGGCGCTTTGGATGCACCAAAGGTAATTTCCCGTGTGGGTTCTATGCAAAATTTAGTTGACCATGTATTAGAACCAACCATTGGTAACTATTTCCGCAACTCTGCGCAAGATTACACTGTACTAGATTTTCTCACTGCCCGGAGCGATCGCCAAGCGGAAGCTGCTGAATATATTCGCGCCGCATTACGGGCTTATGATGTGCAAGCAATTGACACCTTAATCGGTGATATTCAGCCGCCAGCATCCTTGATGCAAACCCAAACCGACCGGAAAATTGCTGAAGAACAACGCAAAACCTACGAAGTACAGCAAGTAGCCCAAACCCAACGCCAGCTACTAGTTAGGGAAACAGCCCTGGCTGATATCCAACAAGAAATGGTGAAATCGGAAAAAAGCGTCCAAATTGCGGAACTCAAAGCCCAAGCCCAAATTCAACACGCCACTGGGGAAGCCGAAGGAATCAAATTACGCGCCATAGCCGAAGCAGAAGGGATTCGCGCCACAGGTAACGCCAAAGCCGAAACCTACCGCGCTGGTGTGGAAGCCTTGGGACAACAAGGTTATACAGCTATGCAACTAATGCAGATTATCGGCGATCGCAACGTCCGATTGATACCAGAAGTTTTGGTTAGTGGTAACGGTAGTAACAACGGCTTGGTCGATGGTTTACTCTCAATGATTTTGTGGAATCAAACCGCCAAGCAAGGTGAAGTCACACCCACATCTTTACATCCACATCCAATAGTTGTGAATAACCCATCAGTTTCACCAAATAATCACTCGCCCATAGTTGCGGAGTTACCGACGGATAAGTAA
- a CDS encoding AAA family ATPase, giving the protein MTEAQGEKQLSRIVLKGFKSIAECDVELSRVNILIGANGAGKSNFIGFFRMVQQLLEGNLQGFVSLQGGANALLHFGRKTTEKLEFQLYFGNNFYFATLEPTQDHRLMFTSESFLWNLNSEREIGKGHFETMAFFTAFTDTETNVDQYGLPVMQMWQVYHFHDTSDSAYVKQPHGINDNVYLRPDARNLAAFLYLLRENYQKSYQQIVKTIRLVAPFFGNFLLRPSPKNLIELEWFERGQDVPLKAHSLSDGTLRFICLATVFLQPEELQPETILVDEPELGLHPYAIKILASLIKTVSKQVIVSTQSVELLNEFDVADVIVVDRLQGKSLLRRLDEEKLEEWLEEYSLGELWKKNLLGGRPSR; this is encoded by the coding sequence ATGACGGAGGCGCAAGGTGAAAAACAACTGTCGAGAATAGTTTTAAAAGGCTTCAAGTCTATCGCTGAGTGTGACGTTGAACTCTCCAGGGTGAATATTTTAATTGGGGCTAATGGGGCGGGAAAATCCAATTTTATCGGCTTCTTCCGTATGGTTCAGCAGCTGCTAGAAGGGAACCTGCAAGGTTTTGTCAGTCTCCAAGGTGGAGCGAATGCCTTACTACACTTTGGGCGCAAAACTACAGAAAAACTAGAGTTTCAGCTATATTTCGGCAATAATTTCTACTTTGCTACCCTTGAACCAACCCAAGATCATCGTCTGATGTTTACTTCAGAGTCTTTTTTGTGGAACTTGAATAGTGAGAGGGAAATAGGTAAAGGTCATTTCGAGACAATGGCGTTCTTCACGGCGTTCACTGATACAGAAACTAACGTTGATCAATATGGTTTGCCTGTGATGCAGATGTGGCAAGTGTATCATTTTCATGACACCAGCGACAGTGCCTATGTAAAACAGCCGCATGGTATCAATGACAATGTTTACCTGCGTCCTGATGCTCGTAACCTGGCAGCTTTTTTGTATCTTTTGCGTGAGAATTATCAGAAATCTTATCAGCAAATCGTTAAAACCATTCGGCTGGTTGCGCCTTTCTTTGGTAACTTTCTCCTACGTCCTTCCCCAAAAAACTTGATTGAACTGGAATGGTTTGAGCGGGGGCAAGATGTACCATTGAAGGCGCACTCACTTTCTGATGGAACGCTGCGTTTTATCTGTTTAGCAACGGTTTTTTTACAACCGGAAGAACTTCAGCCAGAAACAATTCTAGTTGATGAGCCGGAACTCGGTCTTCATCCTTATGCAATCAAGATTTTGGCATCTTTGATAAAGACTGTTTCTAAACAAGTGATTGTTTCTACCCAGTCTGTAGAATTACTCAACGAATTTGATGTTGCAGATGTAATTGTTGTTGACCGTTTGCAGGGAAAATCATTACTACGCAGGTTGGATGAGGAGAAGTTAGAGGAATGGCTAGAAGAATATAGTTTAGGCGAGTTGTGGAAGAAAAACCTCCTGGGTGGGAGACCTTCACGATGA
- a CDS encoding acetate kinase, with protein MKILVLNAGSSSQKSCLYEIVDDALPQSAPKPLWEGKVNWTQDQGAAEIEVKTASGETLHESIYGDSRQAHIAYMLYTLSRGATKVVNEVSEIDVVGHRVVHGGQDYRHSVVITEEVKDAIARLSNIAPAHNPPALEGIEAIEKSLGEVTQVAVFDTGFHSTLPDAAAIYPGPYEWVEQGIRRYGFHGISHQYCSERAAQILGQDLASLRIISCHLGNGCSLAAIKNGRSIDTTMGFTPLDGLMMGSRCGSIDPGILIYLLRQSNYSAESLDHVLNKASGLRGISGVSSDLPQVIEAIAQGNDRAQLAWDMYVHRLRSGIGAMLASLGGLDVLLFTAGIGENSSGIRQAVCEAFGFLGWKIDPAKNQNQPIDQDIATPDSTARVLVIHTQEDWAIAQQCWQIMKRNRE; from the coding sequence ATGAAAATCCTAGTACTAAATGCTGGTTCCAGCAGTCAAAAAAGCTGTCTGTATGAAATAGTTGATGATGCTTTACCCCAATCAGCACCCAAACCCCTGTGGGAAGGCAAAGTCAACTGGACTCAAGACCAAGGTGCGGCAGAAATTGAGGTGAAAACAGCATCCGGTGAAACTTTGCATGAATCTATTTATGGTGACTCTCGTCAAGCACACATAGCTTATATGCTTTATACCCTCAGCCGTGGTGCAACTAAAGTAGTCAATGAAGTGTCAGAAATTGATGTGGTAGGACATCGTGTAGTTCATGGTGGGCAAGACTACCGCCATAGTGTGGTGATTACGGAAGAGGTAAAAGATGCGATCGCTCGTCTTTCTAATATCGCCCCCGCACACAACCCGCCAGCTTTAGAAGGTATTGAAGCTATCGAAAAAAGTTTAGGCGAAGTTACCCAAGTCGCAGTATTTGATACAGGCTTTCATTCCACTCTCCCGGATGCGGCGGCGATTTATCCCGGCCCTTACGAATGGGTAGAACAAGGTATTCGCCGCTATGGATTTCATGGGATCAGCCATCAATATTGTTCTGAACGGGCGGCGCAAATTCTCGGTCAAGATTTAGCATCGTTGCGAATTATTAGCTGTCATTTGGGTAATGGTTGTTCCTTAGCCGCAATTAAAAATGGTCGCAGTATTGATACAACAATGGGTTTCACTCCCTTAGATGGCTTAATGATGGGGAGTCGTTGTGGTTCCATCGATCCAGGCATTTTAATTTACCTACTGCGTCAATCTAATTACTCAGCCGAAAGTTTGGATCATGTATTAAATAAAGCTTCTGGCTTACGGGGAATTTCTGGGGTTTCCAGCGACTTACCCCAAGTGATCGAAGCGATCGCCCAAGGGAATGACCGCGCCCAACTCGCTTGGGATATGTACGTCCATCGCCTGCGGTCTGGAATTGGGGCGATGCTGGCTAGTCTGGGCGGATTGGATGTATTGTTATTTACCGCAGGTATCGGGGAAAATTCGTCAGGTATTCGCCAAGCAGTCTGCGAAGCCTTTGGATTTTTGGGCTGGAAAATTGACCCAGCCAAAAATCAAAATCAACCGATTGATCAAGATATCGCCACACCTGATTCTACAGCGCGAGTGTTAGTTATACATACTCAAGAAGATTGGGCGATCGCACAACAATGTTGGCAAATTATGAAAAGGAATCGGGAATAA
- a CDS encoding ankyrin repeat domain-containing protein yields the protein MAFVDEITPEQKSLMPSYREKWHEIAFLTNRIDHQKSISAIQDVYELLKLPTPEIQLFDSLYAATKIAKLLYKRPYFTETGLVHANELIGKIHEKLYINNINAIGHWDEFINSQLRPGANSEIDRQLSESFKNYLLEDKSKSFSSSYNYYWFVPLHWYAREGGFFDFHFSVVSHTLFEPYDESAWEVFQKLVKSCGWIIPFENICLVCDRPTQFLFDSENLLHAEGEAAVQFIDGNGLYSYHGVTLPMQYGENHPHQWQPKWLLDETDTELKKILVRAITSKAENYKTRYFKEALEMAASVGRLNIVQQILALQQFDGHSLSNALAHGVWSRDIKILEVLVQAGAYLNLRTEWGTPLIAAARTGDVRIVRYLVEAGADPNMWIDYDGYMSPLSEASYEGHQEVCDYLLPLITDSEEIEYAEQELPKAVIRKQRRENQSLQKFFDAVSESDATTVRELVAQGLDINSLNEDGSTAVHCAVASGNVRIIKLLAELGADLNRLDEDGRTPLMRGIGIYAFQARALRTLIRAGADLNYKDQEGYTALDYAVLDSSSPRVFETILLSAGAQHGCWKGTEIHLAASSGNVRLINILVSSGIDVNQFSDTDGLTPLMKAVIHSKAWAMRTLIRAGANVNSRTENGETALYLAEHTGKKHPVIKKILLKVGATY from the coding sequence ATGGCATTTGTTGATGAAATCACACCTGAACAAAAATCTTTAATGCCAAGTTATCGAGAGAAATGGCATGAAATAGCATTTTTAACAAATAGAATTGACCACCAAAAATCTATATCAGCAATTCAAGATGTCTATGAACTACTGAAACTGCCCACACCAGAAATTCAATTATTTGATAGTTTATATGCAGCAACAAAAATAGCAAAGCTCCTGTATAAGCGTCCTTACTTCACTGAAACTGGTTTAGTACATGCAAATGAATTAATAGGTAAGATCCATGAGAAGTTGTATATTAACAATATAAATGCTATTGGTCATTGGGATGAATTTATTAATTCTCAATTGCGTCCTGGTGCAAATTCAGAAATAGACAGACAGTTATCAGAGAGTTTTAAGAATTACCTTTTAGAAGATAAATCAAAATCTTTTTCATCCAGTTATAACTATTATTGGTTTGTTCCTCTTCATTGGTATGCCCGTGAAGGTGGATTCTTCGATTTTCATTTCTCCGTAGTCAGTCATACGCTATTTGAACCTTATGATGAATCTGCTTGGGAAGTATTTCAGAAGCTTGTTAAATCGTGTGGTTGGATTATTCCTTTTGAAAACATTTGTTTAGTTTGCGATCGCCCAACTCAATTTTTGTTTGATTCCGAAAATCTCCTCCACGCTGAAGGAGAAGCTGCGGTTCAATTTATTGATGGTAATGGGCTTTATTCTTACCACGGCGTAACGTTGCCAATGCAATATGGAGAAAATCACCCTCATCAATGGCAACCAAAGTGGTTATTAGATGAAACTGATACAGAACTCAAAAAAATTCTAGTTCGAGCTATTACAAGCAAGGCTGAGAACTATAAAACTCGCTATTTTAAAGAAGCTTTAGAAATGGCTGCCAGCGTAGGAAGGCTGAATATTGTTCAACAGATATTAGCATTACAGCAATTTGATGGTCATTCTCTATCTAATGCTCTGGCTCATGGAGTCTGGAGTAGAGATATCAAAATTCTAGAAGTTTTAGTTCAGGCTGGTGCTTACTTAAATCTCCGCACAGAGTGGGGTACACCTTTGATTGCTGCTGCCAGAACAGGAGATGTGAGGATTGTCCGTTACTTGGTAGAAGCAGGCGCAGATCCAAATATGTGGATAGACTACGATGGTTACATGAGTCCGCTTTCAGAAGCAAGCTATGAAGGACATCAGGAAGTTTGTGATTATCTTCTCCCTTTAATCACAGACTCAGAAGAAATTGAATATGCCGAACAAGAATTACCAAAAGCTGTAATTCGCAAACAGCGACGAGAAAATCAATCCCTACAAAAATTCTTTGATGCTGTTAGTGAGAGTGATGCAACTACAGTGCGTGAGTTAGTTGCACAAGGTTTAGATATCAATTCTTTAAATGAAGATGGTAGCACTGCTGTTCATTGCGCCGTTGCTAGTGGCAATGTAAGAATTATCAAGTTGCTGGCAGAATTAGGAGCAGATTTAAACCGCCTCGATGAAGATGGGCGAACACCTTTGATGCGTGGAATTGGCATCTATGCTTTTCAAGCTAGGGCATTGCGGACGTTGATTCGTGCTGGTGCTGACCTCAACTATAAAGACCAGGAAGGATACACAGCTTTGGACTATGCGGTTTTAGATTCCAGTAGCCCAAGAGTTTTTGAAACAATCCTGCTCTCTGCTGGCGCTCAACATGGTTGTTGGAAAGGAACAGAAATTCATCTTGCAGCCTCAAGCGGTAATGTCAGGTTAATTAATATTTTGGTATCTTCTGGAATAGATGTTAACCAGTTCTCTGACACAGATGGTTTAACTCCACTCATGAAAGCCGTTATCCATTCCAAAGCTTGGGCAATGCGAACTTTAATCCGTGCTGGTGCAAATGTTAACAGCAGAACTGAGAATGGCGAAACAGCGTTATATCTTGCTGAACATACAGGCAAGAAACATCCAGTGATTAAGAAGATTTTGCTAAAAGTTGGTGCAACGTACTAA
- a CDS encoding adenosine deaminase, with protein MLRRAPLYFFLGILTSSSCFIFSVAAQVPSTSNSQQSSTRSEAQAASWFEAHRSQPAALRAFVQRMPKGGDIHSHLSGAVYAEHYLEWGATDGYCVNPQAGTLVEPKACNQDSSYFPASELFNRTSVYDSLINRWSTRNLQFAGKSGHDQFFEAFAGFGTISDSATRRDDMVASVANRAASQHITYLELMLTVQGSEVRQLGREVGWNQDFQAMHEQLLKRGLTQLVTLGNQQLIQLESEVAKTLGCGTPAAQPGCTVTVRYLQQTTRTKSPVEVFAQLAYAFALASSSKQVVGINLVAPEDHPIALRDYTLQMQMLQFLKRQYPNVKISLHAGELTLGLVPTEHLRFHIRQAVEVAQASRIGHGVDILFEERPFELMKQMQQRGVLVEICLTSNEVILNVQGNQHPFMEYWKAGVPMTLASDDEGIARIDLSHEYLLAATRYGLTYKDLKRLARNSLEYSFAPGNSLWKSPEFKAMVPACASDTPGNTSVSSGCSAFLQKSDRARIQWQLESEFTRFESLENWL; from the coding sequence ATGCTTAGACGAGCGCCCTTATATTTTTTTTTAGGAATATTAACGAGTTCTAGCTGTTTCATCTTCAGTGTAGCAGCCCAAGTCCCATCTACATCTAATTCGCAGCAGTCCTCAACTCGGAGTGAAGCTCAAGCTGCTAGTTGGTTTGAAGCCCATCGCTCCCAGCCAGCCGCTTTACGAGCATTTGTACAGCGAATGCCCAAGGGAGGAGATATTCACAGTCATCTAAGTGGGGCTGTGTACGCAGAACATTATCTGGAGTGGGGTGCAACTGATGGGTATTGTGTGAATCCACAAGCGGGGACTTTAGTTGAACCCAAAGCTTGTAATCAGGACAGTAGCTATTTTCCCGCTTCCGAATTGTTCAACCGAACATCTGTTTATGATTCCCTCATCAATCGTTGGTCTACTCGTAACCTGCAATTTGCTGGAAAATCGGGACACGACCAATTTTTTGAAGCTTTTGCTGGATTTGGGACAATATCAGATTCTGCCACCCGTCGGGATGATATGGTCGCATCAGTAGCAAATCGGGCAGCTTCCCAGCATATTACCTATCTAGAGTTAATGCTGACTGTTCAGGGGAGTGAGGTTCGACAGTTAGGGCGGGAGGTGGGTTGGAATCAAGACTTCCAAGCGATGCACGAGCAATTGCTCAAACGAGGATTAACTCAACTAGTAACACTCGGCAATCAGCAATTAATACAGTTGGAGAGTGAAGTTGCGAAAACCCTTGGTTGCGGCACTCCAGCAGCACAGCCTGGATGTACAGTCACGGTGCGCTATTTGCAGCAAACTACCAGAACAAAATCACCTGTGGAAGTATTTGCTCAGTTAGCTTATGCCTTTGCACTGGCTTCATCGTCCAAGCAGGTAGTCGGGATCAATCTCGTCGCCCCAGAGGATCACCCGATCGCACTGCGTGACTACACCCTGCAAATGCAGATGCTACAATTTCTCAAACGTCAATATCCCAATGTTAAAATTTCACTCCATGCTGGAGAGTTAACTTTAGGGTTAGTTCCAACTGAGCATTTACGTTTTCATATTCGGCAAGCTGTAGAAGTAGCACAAGCATCTCGCATTGGTCATGGTGTAGATATTCTGTTTGAAGAGCGTCCTTTTGAGTTGATGAAGCAGATGCAACAACGGGGCGTGTTGGTGGAAATCTGCCTAACTAGTAATGAAGTCATTTTGAATGTCCAGGGAAATCAGCATCCTTTTATGGAGTATTGGAAAGCTGGAGTCCCAATGACTCTTGCTTCTGATGATGAAGGCATTGCCCGCATTGATTTGAGTCATGAGTATCTGTTAGCCGCAACAAGATATGGGCTGACATATAAAGACCTCAAGCGACTGGCTCGCAATAGCTTAGAATATAGTTTCGCTCCCGGAAATAGTCTTTGGAAGTCGCCTGAATTTAAGGCAATGGTTCCAGCTTGTGCCAGCGATACCCCTGGTAATACCTCTGTTTCTTCAGGATGCAGTGCTTTTTTGCAAAAGAGCGATCGCGCAAGAATACAATGGCAACTAGAGTCGGAATTTACTCGGTTTGAATCTTTGGAAAACTGGCTTTGA
- a CDS encoding Uma2 family endonuclease yields MTALTLQLPPHLKFTDEEFEQIVAVNRELRLELTAEGELVIMSPTGGETGSRNFDLLGQLWFWNSQKNLGKAFDSSTGFRLPNGATRSPDAAWVRIERWNSLTPEQRKKFLPLCPDFAVELVSETDDVAETQAKMEEYLASGLLLGWLINPKDKQVIIYRPNQAPEVLRSPTSLSGEDILPGFVLNLQQIFA; encoded by the coding sequence ATGACTGCTTTAACTTTACAATTACCTCCTCATCTCAAATTTACAGATGAGGAATTTGAACAGATTGTGGCTGTTAATCGAGAGTTGCGTTTAGAATTAACTGCTGAAGGAGAATTAGTAATTATGTCACCCACTGGGGGAGAAACAGGAAGTCGTAATTTTGATTTGTTAGGTCAACTATGGTTTTGGAACAGTCAAAAGAATTTAGGAAAAGCATTTGATTCTTCCACTGGTTTTAGACTTCCTAATGGTGCAACTCGTTCTCCTGATGCTGCTTGGGTGAGAATAGAAAGATGGAACTCTCTTACACCGGAACAAAGAAAAAAATTCCTACCTTTGTGTCCTGATTTTGCGGTGGAATTAGTTTCAGAAACTGATGATGTGGCAGAAACTCAAGCCAAAATGGAGGAATATTTAGCTTCAGGTTTATTACTTGGTTGGTTAATTAATCCTAAAGACAAACAAGTAATAATTTATCGCCCTAATCAAGCACCTGAAGTTTTACGATCGCCTACAAGTTTATCTGGTGAAGATATTCTTCCTGGTTTCGTTTTAAACTTGCAGCAGATTTTTGCATAA